The proteins below come from a single Thermus oshimai DSM 12092 genomic window:
- a CDS encoding type IV pilus twitching motility protein PilT — translation MPKAPDIVDLLSLAVERGASDLVITVGLPPMIKVDGEFHPTEYEPLTPQETRRLMYALMDEKQQRVFEEEKELDFSFSLPGKGRYRVNVFLQRGSVGGVLRVVPAQIKSFEELGLPKNIAEIALSPRGLVLVTGPTGSGKSTTLASMIDYINERKPVHIVTIEDPIEFFHRHKRAIINQREIGSDTHGFHKALRSVLRQAPDVILVGEMRDYETIAAAITAAETGHLVMGTLHTNSAPETIDRIIDVFPENQQEQVRVQLSNNLVAVLTQQLLPKAFGGGRVLAYELMIATPAVRALIREGKSHQLRSVIQTGGQYGMVTMDACLADLYKRKLITYEMGLARAVDPKEFMRLAGAGEKEGRPK, via the coding sequence ATGCCGAAAGCGCCGGACATCGTAGATCTGCTTTCCCTGGCCGTGGAGCGGGGCGCCAGCGACCTGGTCATCACCGTGGGCCTTCCGCCCATGATCAAGGTGGACGGGGAGTTCCACCCCACGGAGTACGAGCCCCTCACCCCCCAGGAGACCCGCCGCCTCATGTACGCCCTCATGGACGAGAAGCAACAGCGGGTCTTTGAGGAGGAAAAGGAGCTGGACTTCTCCTTCAGCCTCCCCGGCAAGGGGCGCTACCGGGTCAACGTCTTCCTCCAGCGGGGGAGCGTGGGCGGGGTCTTGCGGGTGGTGCCCGCCCAGATCAAGAGCTTTGAGGAGCTGGGCCTGCCCAAAAACATCGCCGAGATCGCCCTGAGCCCCCGGGGCCTGGTCCTGGTCACGGGGCCTACGGGAAGCGGGAAGAGCACCACCCTGGCCTCCATGATCGACTACATCAACGAGCGCAAGCCCGTGCACATCGTGACCATCGAGGACCCCATCGAGTTCTTCCACCGCCACAAGAGGGCTATCATCAACCAGCGGGAGATCGGTTCGGACACCCACGGCTTCCACAAGGCCCTAAGAAGCGTCCTCCGCCAGGCCCCGGACGTGATCCTGGTGGGGGAGATGCGGGACTACGAGACCATCGCCGCGGCCATCACCGCCGCGGAGACCGGCCACCTGGTCATGGGCACCCTGCACACCAACTCCGCCCCCGAGACCATCGACCGCATCATCGACGTCTTCCCCGAGAACCAACAGGAGCAGGTGCGGGTGCAGCTTTCCAACAACCTGGTGGCCGTCCTCACCCAGCAGCTCCTGCCCAAGGCCTTCGGCGGGGGCAGGGTCCTGGCCTACGAGCTCATGATCGCCACCCCCGCGGTGCGGGCCCTCATCCGCGAGGGGAAGAGCCACCAGCTAAGGAGCGTGATCCAGACCGGGGGGCAGTACGGGATGGTCACCATGGACGCCTGCCTGGCGGACCTCTACAAGCGCAAGCTCATCACCTACGAGATGGGCCTGGCCCGGGCCGTGGACCCCAAGGAGTTCATGCGCCTGGCGGGAGCAGGGGAAAAGGAGGGTCGGCCCAAGTGA
- the pilB gene encoding type IV pilus assembly ATPase PilB, translating into MSVLTIGDKRLGAILLDAGLLTDEELQMALERHREVGGSLAEVLVDMGLLSERRIAQAIEDHFGIPLVELHTLEIPPKVRALLPAEKAKELQAIPFALDEEAGVVRVAFVNPLDTLALEEVEDLTGLVVEPYQTTKSAFLYTLAKAYPELGLPVPPPPSGPSGAEMRLGELLVEKGLISRDTLEEALVEQEKTGDLLGRILVRKGLDEKALYRVLAEQNGLEFLEDTAGLTPALEATRLLLRSDALRYSAVPVGLKDGKVEVVLSDPRHKAQVEELLGKPAHFYLTLPRAWEELFHRVYPEKGRLGEVLVQEGKLSREALKEALAVQETLPKAKPLGEILVELGLVRPEDVEEALKKQRQGGGRLEDTLIQSGKLKPEALAQAMAAQLGYPYINPEESPPDPGVALLLPEDLARRYGVFPHHLEGNTLVLLMREPRNIIVLDDLKQYFKRKGLNYTLAPAVAPEAAITKLIERFYGKAELGEIAKELSRGFKEEEAPSLDLDESAAQRFVKQVIREAYLQDASDIHIEPRQGDVLVRLRVDGTLRQYTTLPKGALGPVISVIKILGGLDIAERRLPQDGRVRYREGGVDLDLRLSTLPTVYGEKAVMRLLKKASDIPEIEGLGFAPEVFQRFKEVIEKPYGIFLITGPTGSGKSFTTFSILKRIATPDKNTQTIEDPVEYEIPGINQTQVNPQAGLTFARALRAFLRQDPDIIMVGEIRDSETAKIATEAALTGHLVIATLHTNDAAQAITRLDEMGVELFNISAALIGVLSQRLVRKICEGCKQEVKPDPEVLRRLGLSEEEIRGAKLYKGLGCERCGGTGYKGRYAIHELLVVDDEIRHAIVAGKSATEIKEIARRKGMKTLREDGIYKALQGITTLEEVLARTIE; encoded by the coding sequence ATGAGCGTCCTGACCATCGGCGACAAGCGGCTTGGGGCCATCCTTTTGGACGCGGGCCTCCTCACGGACGAGGAGCTCCAGATGGCCTTAGAGCGGCACCGGGAGGTGGGGGGGTCCTTGGCCGAGGTCCTGGTGGACATGGGCCTCCTCTCCGAGCGCCGCATCGCCCAGGCCATAGAGGACCACTTCGGCATCCCCCTGGTGGAGCTCCACACCCTGGAGATCCCCCCCAAGGTGCGGGCCCTTCTCCCCGCGGAGAAGGCCAAGGAGCTCCAGGCCATCCCCTTCGCCCTGGACGAGGAGGCGGGGGTGGTGCGGGTGGCCTTCGTGAACCCCCTGGACACCCTCGCCCTGGAAGAGGTGGAGGACCTCACCGGGCTGGTGGTGGAACCCTACCAGACCACCAAGAGCGCCTTCCTCTACACCCTGGCCAAGGCCTACCCCGAGCTGGGCCTCCCCGTGCCCCCACCCCCTTCCGGGCCCAGCGGGGCGGAGATGCGCCTGGGGGAGCTTCTGGTAGAGAAGGGCCTCATAAGCCGGGACACCCTGGAGGAGGCCCTGGTGGAGCAGGAAAAGACGGGGGACCTTTTGGGGCGGATCCTGGTGCGAAAGGGGCTGGACGAGAAGGCCCTTTACCGGGTCCTGGCGGAGCAGAACGGCCTGGAGTTCCTGGAGGACACCGCAGGGCTCACCCCCGCCCTCGAGGCCACCCGCCTCCTCCTCCGCTCGGATGCCCTCCGCTACAGCGCGGTGCCCGTGGGCCTCAAGGACGGGAAGGTGGAGGTGGTCCTCTCCGACCCCCGGCACAAGGCCCAGGTGGAGGAGCTTTTGGGCAAGCCGGCCCATTTCTACCTCACCCTGCCCAGGGCCTGGGAAGAGCTCTTCCACCGGGTCTACCCGGAGAAGGGGCGGCTCGGGGAGGTGTTGGTCCAGGAGGGGAAGCTCTCCCGGGAGGCCCTGAAGGAGGCCCTGGCGGTGCAGGAAACCCTCCCCAAGGCCAAGCCCCTGGGGGAGATCCTGGTGGAGCTGGGCCTCGTCCGCCCCGAGGACGTGGAGGAGGCCCTGAAGAAGCAGCGCCAGGGTGGGGGGCGCCTAGAGGACACCCTGATCCAGTCCGGCAAGCTCAAGCCCGAGGCCCTGGCCCAGGCCATGGCCGCCCAGCTGGGCTACCCCTACATCAACCCCGAGGAAAGCCCCCCCGACCCCGGGGTGGCCCTCCTCCTCCCCGAGGACCTGGCCCGGCGCTACGGGGTCTTCCCCCACCACCTGGAGGGGAACACCCTGGTCCTCCTCATGCGGGAACCCCGGAACATCATCGTTCTGGACGACCTCAAGCAGTACTTCAAGCGCAAGGGGCTGAACTACACCCTGGCCCCCGCGGTGGCCCCGGAGGCGGCCATCACCAAGCTCATCGAGCGCTTCTACGGCAAGGCGGAGCTGGGGGAGATCGCCAAGGAGCTCTCCCGGGGCTTCAAGGAGGAGGAGGCCCCCAGCCTGGACCTGGACGAGAGCGCCGCCCAGCGCTTCGTCAAGCAGGTGATCCGGGAGGCCTACCTCCAAGACGCCTCGGACATCCACATCGAACCCCGCCAGGGCGACGTCCTGGTGCGCCTCCGGGTTGACGGCACCCTGCGCCAGTACACCACCCTGCCCAAAGGGGCCTTGGGGCCGGTAATCAGCGTGATCAAGATCCTGGGGGGTCTGGACATTGCGGAGAGGCGTCTCCCCCAGGACGGCCGCGTGCGCTACCGGGAAGGGGGGGTGGACCTGGACCTCCGCCTCTCCACCCTGCCCACGGTGTACGGGGAGAAGGCCGTCATGCGCCTTTTGAAAAAGGCCTCGGACATCCCCGAGATTGAGGGGCTTGGGTTCGCCCCTGAGGTCTTCCAGCGCTTTAAGGAAGTCATCGAAAAACCCTACGGCATCTTCCTCATCACCGGGCCCACAGGGTCAGGGAAGAGCTTCACCACCTTCTCCATCCTGAAGCGCATCGCCACCCCCGATAAGAACACCCAGACCATCGAGGACCCAGTGGAGTACGAGATCCCGGGCATCAACCAGACCCAGGTGAACCCGCAGGCCGGGCTCACCTTCGCCCGCGCGCTTAGGGCCTTCCTCCGGCAGGACCCGGACATCATCATGGTGGGGGAGATCCGGGACTCGGAAACGGCCAAGATCGCCACCGAGGCCGCCCTCACCGGCCACCTGGTCATCGCCACCCTGCACACCAACGATGCCGCCCAGGCCATCACCCGCCTGGACGAGATGGGGGTGGAGCTCTTCAACATCTCCGCGGCCCTCATCGGGGTGCTCTCCCAGAGGCTGGTGCGGAAGATCTGCGAGGGGTGCAAGCAGGAGGTGAAGCCCGACCCCGAGGTCCTAAGGCGCCTGGGGCTTAGCGAAGAGGAGATCCGGGGGGCCAAGCTCTACAAGGGCCTGGGGTGCGAGCGGTGCGGGGGCACGGGGTACAAGGGCCGCTACGCCATCCACGAGCTTTTGGTGGTGGACGACGAGATCCGCCACGCCATCGTGGCGGGGAAGTCGGCCACGGAGATCAAGGAGATCGCCCGCAGGAAGGGCATGAAGACCCTGCGGGAAGACGGGATCTACAAGGCCCTCCAGGGGATCACCACCCTCGAGGAGGTCCTGGCCCGTACCATTGAGTAA
- a CDS encoding YqeG family HAD IIIA-type phosphatase, with product MLWPKATLPSLLHLTPAWLWERGLKGVILDLDNTLLPYGEEEVPEAHLAWLKGLREAVPVYLLSNALPERFARIQEKLGLPGHAPALKPWAGFRKALKTLGLPPREVAVVGDQIFTDILGGNLLGAYTVLVPPLREQEFFYTRFIRLLETPFRRPWEGMGS from the coding sequence ATGCTCTGGCCCAAGGCCACCCTCCCCTCCCTCCTCCACCTCACCCCGGCGTGGCTTTGGGAGCGGGGGCTTAAGGGGGTCATCCTGGACCTAGACAACACCCTGCTCCCCTACGGGGAGGAGGAGGTGCCCGAGGCCCACCTGGCCTGGCTTAAGGGCTTGAGGGAGGCGGTGCCGGTCTACCTCCTTTCCAACGCCCTGCCCGAGCGCTTCGCCCGCATCCAAGAAAAGCTCGGCCTGCCCGGCCACGCCCCGGCCCTAAAGCCCTGGGCAGGCTTCCGGAAGGCCCTAAAGACCCTGGGGCTCCCCCCACGGGAGGTGGCCGTGGTGGGGGACCAGATCTTCACGGACATCCTGGGGGGGAACCTCCTTGGGGCCTACACGGTCCTGGTCCCCCCCCTGAGGGAACAGGAGTTCTTTTACACGCGTTTCATACGGCTATTGGAAACTCCGTTTAGAAGACCCTGGGAGGGCATGGGATCATGA